One segment of Rubripirellula amarantea DNA contains the following:
- a CDS encoding polysaccharide deacetylase family protein, which yields MSKNPNVEIGLHIHPWNTPPLAEEDVVEVQHSFLHNLSRELAIEKLSTVLRAFEENDLSATSFRGGRYSTSDWIQDFLFQHGCIADASVLPFTTWDDHGAPDFRTRDLTPRRRSMGDQSMGLWEIPLTLAFTRKPWWFWSRFYQVCERTSLKHLRLIGIAERTAVKRVWLNLEHPLGDSLELLLPVLRNSGLQCINFTMHSSSLVAGLNPYVRTASDLKRVYDRLEKAVNLLKPWAECSPSTITDVAHHLESEYHAHSGN from the coding sequence TTGAGCAAGAACCCAAATGTGGAAATAGGACTTCACATCCATCCTTGGAATACGCCGCCTCTTGCTGAAGAGGACGTTGTCGAAGTGCAACATAGCTTCCTGCACAATCTGTCTCGAGAGCTCGCTATTGAGAAACTGAGCACTGTGTTACGCGCCTTTGAGGAAAACGATCTCTCGGCCACTAGCTTTCGAGGCGGTCGGTATTCGACGAGTGATTGGATTCAGGATTTCCTATTTCAACATGGGTGCATTGCAGACGCCTCGGTGTTGCCTTTCACGACTTGGGATGATCACGGAGCACCGGACTTTCGAACGCGCGACTTGACGCCGCGTCGCCGCTCAATGGGCGATCAGTCCATGGGGCTTTGGGAAATACCGCTGACGTTAGCATTCACTCGGAAACCTTGGTGGTTCTGGAGCCGTTTCTATCAAGTCTGTGAACGAACCAGCCTGAAACACTTGCGATTGATTGGCATTGCGGAGCGTACGGCTGTGAAACGCGTTTGGTTGAATCTTGAGCATCCGCTTGGAGATTCTCTTGAGTTGCTGTTGCCCGTCCTTCGCAATTCAGGCTTGCAATGTATCAATTTTACCATGCACTCCTCATCACTCGTTGCTGGACTCAATCCATACGTCCGAACCGCGTCTGACCTGAAGCGTGTTTACGATCGATTGGAAAAGGCAGTCAATCTGTTGAAGCCTTGGGCTGAGTGTTCACCGTCGACCATCACTGATGTCGCACACCATTTGGAATCGGAATATCATGCGCATTCTGGGAATTAG
- a CDS encoding acyltransferase: protein MNNLHATTTRNATPGFFDRDEASLGDCLSREYPLASREQDLPSAARSKIKQVVKSLCRGISVILVSPLLISFGLGSRITSPDASLESHSQLLSLLPGTTGSYLRVAFYRFTLKLCDPSATISFGTMFSKVGAQIHDNVYIGPRCMIGLVVIDKDTLIGPSVQIPSGRHTHGIQRLDTPIRLQPGRQEQIYIGRDCWIGAASIVLANVADQTVVGAGSIVTKPLPPRRIAAGNPAKVLTQRS, encoded by the coding sequence ATGAATAACCTGCATGCCACGACCACTCGCAATGCAACGCCCGGTTTTTTCGATCGAGACGAAGCAAGCCTTGGTGATTGTCTATCGCGCGAATACCCCCTTGCTTCCCGAGAGCAAGACTTGCCCTCGGCTGCGAGGTCAAAGATCAAGCAAGTAGTTAAATCCTTGTGCCGAGGCATCAGCGTGATCCTTGTGTCGCCGCTGCTTATTTCGTTTGGATTGGGCAGTCGCATCACGTCGCCCGACGCATCCCTTGAGTCTCATTCGCAACTGTTGTCGCTGCTGCCCGGAACCACCGGCAGCTACCTAAGAGTCGCCTTTTATCGGTTCACGTTGAAGCTTTGCGACCCGAGTGCCACGATCAGCTTCGGCACGATGTTCTCGAAAGTCGGCGCACAGATCCACGACAACGTTTACATCGGACCTCGATGCATGATTGGACTTGTCGTGATTGACAAAGACACATTGATTGGGCCCTCGGTCCAGATCCCCAGCGGCCGACACACGCACGGAATCCAGCGACTCGACACGCCGATCCGTCTGCAACCAGGACGGCAAGAACAGATTTATATTGGCCGCGATTGTTGGATCGGCGCCGCCAGCATTGTGCTTGCCAACGTCGCCGATCAAACCGTCGTCGGTGCCGGCAGCATCGTCACCAAACCCCTGCCACCACGAAGAATCGCAGCGGGCAACCCAGCCAAAGTGCTGACCCAACGCAGTTAA
- a CDS encoding glycosyltransferase codes for MRTSKVATPVRVGFVMHKMQVAGAEVLVKQIIERLSGNIDATVYCLDGLGELGQQLRDAGTPVVVLDRKPGLDLSVAKRLASDVKSRRIEVLHAHQYTPFFYSALSKIRGRSGVKVIFTEHGRHYPDVVSKKRRFANRYLLQHCCTAATACCDFSTRAVQDIEGFPSTFTLRNGVDLCGLPPRGTDDAQMDLRRQLGLDLYRPYAACVARFHPVKDHSTLIRAWARVHQQVPNAKLLLVGDGPERQNIESAIQTHAGSSDLASSIEFWGIRSDVASILRAVDCFTLTSVSEAASLTLLEAMASQCPAVVTDVGGNGEHVRDEVEGFLVPRADDSALATRLTQLLSDKSLCIEMGTAARQRVIADFELSDIIAKYRDLYLDCVNRSLPASESNTTRPLQVSHHAGHDNASSSPTCMVGTE; via the coding sequence ATGCGCACCTCAAAAGTGGCTACCCCGGTTCGCGTTGGCTTCGTCATGCACAAGATGCAAGTCGCAGGCGCCGAAGTATTGGTCAAACAGATCATCGAGCGACTCAGCGGCAACATCGATGCAACCGTCTATTGCCTCGATGGGCTAGGCGAACTCGGCCAGCAACTTCGCGATGCAGGCACGCCCGTCGTGGTGCTTGACCGCAAACCTGGACTCGATCTAAGCGTTGCCAAGCGACTGGCATCCGATGTCAAATCTCGCCGCATCGAAGTCTTGCACGCTCATCAATACACACCATTCTTTTATTCCGCACTGTCTAAAATCCGCGGCCGCAGTGGCGTGAAAGTGATCTTCACCGAGCATGGACGTCACTACCCTGACGTCGTTTCGAAGAAAAGACGCTTCGCCAATCGTTACCTGCTGCAACACTGCTGCACCGCCGCAACCGCATGCTGCGACTTCAGCACGCGGGCAGTGCAGGACATTGAAGGGTTCCCATCAACGTTCACATTACGCAATGGCGTCGACCTGTGTGGACTACCGCCGCGAGGCACCGACGATGCGCAAATGGACCTGCGACGTCAACTTGGGCTGGACCTGTATCGTCCGTACGCCGCCTGCGTTGCAAGGTTCCATCCCGTCAAAGACCATTCGACGTTGATACGCGCCTGGGCTCGCGTGCATCAGCAAGTTCCCAACGCAAAACTGCTTCTGGTGGGCGACGGGCCGGAACGCCAAAACATCGAATCCGCCATCCAAACGCATGCCGGATCCAGCGACCTTGCCTCGTCGATTGAGTTCTGGGGCATCCGAAGCGATGTCGCTTCGATCCTGCGAGCGGTGGACTGCTTCACTTTGACAAGCGTCAGCGAAGCAGCATCGTTGACCTTGCTGGAAGCGATGGCGAGCCAATGCCCGGCCGTGGTCACCGACGTCGGAGGAAACGGTGAGCACGTGCGTGACGAAGTCGAAGGATTCTTGGTTCCACGAGCCGATGATTCGGCCCTTGCCACACGCCTTACCCAACTGCTTAGCGACAAGTCTCTGTGCATTGAGATGGGCACCGCAGCAAGACAGCGCGTGATTGCTGATTTTGAACTCAGTGACATCATCGCCAAGTACCGCGACTTGTACCTCGACTGCGTCAACCGCTCCTTGCCGGCTTCGGAATCGAACACGACGCGTCCGCTTCAAGTCAGCCACCACGCTGGACACGACAACGCGTCCAGTAGCCCCACATGCATGGTAGGCACCGAATGA
- a CDS encoding TIGR03087 family PEP-CTERM/XrtA system glycosyltransferase — translation MPEPCLPRLLMLTHRFPYPPNRGDRIRSYNLLRLLSQYHRITLCCPTDEPVSQSQLDHVNAFCERSVVAPLSKVGRLTHAIRSYANGKSLSEGMFFSSSLQRQVKSLHAQTPFQTALVYCSSMFPYVDQPSFRDTRKIVDVVDVDSRKWKQMSQQSTRLKRWIYGCEAERVQRLEQRIADRADGIALVSDLEASLFERTVCVAKSPLGISNGVDSDFFYPHDAVHRPNANRKVTKLVFTGVLDYHPNVEGLVWFCRDLLPQLRQSKPIELEIVGRRACGKVKDLALLPGVNLVGEVEDVRPYLHNADIAISPLKLARGIQNKVLEAMAARLPVVLTTESAEGIDATTGVDFQIADSVEQWRHAILKLSDDAELRTSMGRSASKLVSQQYSWNARLNKFLTLTQPASLNGQTDTDPNPRCDDELSLAVDAGAW, via the coding sequence ATGCCCGAACCTTGCCTTCCACGACTGCTGATGTTGACACATCGGTTCCCCTATCCACCTAATCGTGGAGACCGGATCCGTTCGTACAACCTGCTTAGGCTGCTCTCACAATATCATCGCATCACGCTTTGTTGCCCTACGGACGAACCCGTTTCGCAGTCTCAGCTCGATCATGTGAATGCGTTTTGCGAAAGATCGGTGGTCGCGCCACTCTCGAAGGTAGGCCGCCTCACTCACGCGATTCGGTCCTACGCAAACGGCAAGAGCTTGTCCGAAGGAATGTTCTTTTCGTCTTCGCTTCAACGGCAAGTTAAATCGCTGCACGCTCAAACACCTTTCCAGACGGCACTGGTTTACTGCTCAAGCATGTTTCCCTACGTCGACCAGCCATCATTTCGTGACACTCGAAAGATTGTCGATGTGGTGGATGTCGATAGCCGAAAGTGGAAACAAATGAGCCAACAGTCCACGCGACTCAAACGCTGGATCTATGGATGCGAAGCCGAACGAGTGCAAAGGCTCGAGCAACGAATCGCGGATCGCGCCGACGGGATCGCGCTGGTTAGCGATCTTGAGGCATCGCTGTTTGAACGAACTGTCTGCGTTGCGAAATCGCCATTGGGAATCAGCAACGGCGTCGACAGTGATTTCTTTTATCCTCACGACGCAGTCCATCGTCCCAATGCCAACCGCAAGGTTACCAAGTTGGTGTTCACCGGCGTCCTTGACTATCACCCCAACGTCGAAGGACTCGTTTGGTTCTGCCGCGACCTGCTTCCTCAATTACGTCAATCCAAGCCGATTGAGTTAGAGATCGTGGGGCGAAGAGCCTGCGGCAAAGTGAAGGACTTAGCTTTGTTGCCAGGAGTAAACCTTGTTGGGGAAGTCGAAGATGTACGTCCTTATTTGCACAACGCCGATATCGCGATCTCGCCACTTAAGCTGGCTCGCGGCATTCAAAACAAAGTGCTCGAAGCCATGGCGGCACGTCTGCCAGTCGTGCTGACCACGGAATCTGCCGAAGGTATCGATGCGACCACGGGCGTTGATTTCCAAATCGCCGATTCCGTCGAACAGTGGCGACACGCGATCCTAAAACTTTCCGACGATGCGGAACTACGAACATCGATGGGACGCAGCGCATCGAAACTCGTTTCGCAGCAGTATTCCTGGAACGCCAGACTCAACAAGTTCTTGACATTGACTCAGCCAGCCTCGCTAAACGGCCAGACGGACACTGATCCGAATCCGCGATGCGATGACGAATTGTCTTTGGCTGTCGACGCGGGAGCCTGGTAG
- a CDS encoding XrtA system polysaccharide deacetylase codes for MIDTSQTFEFVESSYDIEFATDLDQDQAAFFRRKYVLDRLSGTVLLIATSPLVLLLILLVKVTSRGPGLYRQERVGLNGSHFHILKLRSMRIDAEKGGKAVWCVKNDPRVTPLGRLLRKLHLDELPQLVNVARGEMSLVGPRPERPVICKELARQIPNYFNRNCVRPGVTGLAQINLPPDETVDDVRRKQILDLQYIEEVDSWLDLRILFATALRMFGVRGETVTRWMRLCRLHLVAHIPSSDDRQPDTPEPCYPNVATRVAESWNKMPTRVDRFDSSHGTPLNLNPLSQVVSNAFTVDVEDYFQVTAFSNRVSRKNWDKMECRVEDNTDKLLSICDHCEVRGTFYILGWVADRYPDLVRRIADAGHEIASHGYWHQLVYDLTPEEFAEDISNSREAIANACDVVVDSYRAPSFSIVEDSLWALDILVEHGFTTDSSIFPIRGHHRYGMKSARKDIHKIQTENGSINEFPPSLWNRWPLQVPVGGGYFRLFPLSVTSRAIEGVRSQGRPAMFYIHPWELDPQQPRVKNAGRANQFRHYVGLRNTEDRLRRLLMSHPFDQVSTVMAEYTALKTASPATPRETTFAAATS; via the coding sequence ATGATTGATACCTCGCAGACGTTTGAATTCGTAGAGTCATCGTACGACATCGAATTTGCGACCGACCTTGACCAGGATCAAGCGGCGTTCTTCCGGCGCAAGTACGTCCTGGATCGACTTAGCGGCACAGTCCTGCTCATTGCGACTTCTCCGTTGGTGCTGCTGCTTATCCTTCTCGTGAAGGTGACCTCACGAGGCCCTGGCCTCTATCGCCAGGAAAGAGTGGGCCTCAATGGCAGCCATTTTCATATCCTTAAGTTGCGATCCATGCGCATCGACGCCGAGAAAGGTGGCAAAGCCGTTTGGTGCGTAAAGAATGATCCGCGAGTGACCCCGCTAGGCCGATTATTGAGAAAGCTACACCTGGACGAACTCCCGCAACTGGTGAACGTTGCACGCGGTGAGATGTCGCTAGTCGGACCACGACCCGAACGCCCTGTCATCTGCAAAGAACTCGCACGTCAAATTCCTAATTACTTCAATCGCAATTGCGTCCGACCGGGAGTGACCGGCCTGGCTCAGATCAACTTGCCGCCCGATGAAACCGTCGATGATGTGCGTCGCAAGCAGATTCTGGATTTGCAGTACATCGAAGAAGTCGACTCTTGGCTCGATCTCCGAATCTTGTTCGCCACAGCGCTAAGAATGTTTGGGGTGCGAGGTGAAACGGTTACCCGGTGGATGAGACTTTGTCGCCTGCATCTGGTTGCCCACATTCCTTCGTCGGATGACAGACAACCAGATACTCCCGAACCTTGTTACCCCAATGTGGCTACTCGCGTTGCGGAAAGCTGGAACAAAATGCCAACTCGTGTCGACCGTTTTGATTCGTCACACGGTACTCCACTGAATTTGAATCCGCTGTCTCAGGTTGTCAGCAACGCATTCACGGTTGATGTTGAAGACTATTTCCAGGTGACGGCGTTTAGCAATCGAGTGTCTCGAAAAAACTGGGACAAAATGGAATGCCGAGTCGAAGACAACACTGACAAACTGCTTTCAATTTGCGATCACTGCGAGGTTCGTGGCACGTTTTATATCCTTGGCTGGGTTGCCGATCGATATCCAGATCTGGTGCGAAGAATAGCTGACGCAGGACACGAAATTGCGTCGCACGGATATTGGCACCAATTAGTCTATGATCTCACCCCCGAAGAGTTTGCAGAGGACATCAGCAACAGCCGCGAAGCGATCGCCAATGCCTGCGATGTGGTTGTCGATTCCTACCGAGCTCCTAGTTTTTCAATTGTCGAAGATTCGCTTTGGGCCCTGGATATCTTGGTGGAGCATGGCTTTACGACCGATTCCAGCATTTTCCCTATCAGGGGCCATCATCGCTATGGAATGAAATCGGCGAGGAAAGACATCCACAAAATACAGACCGAGAACGGTTCTATCAACGAATTCCCTCCTTCGCTGTGGAACCGCTGGCCTCTGCAAGTTCCGGTAGGCGGCGGCTACTTTCGCCTCTTCCCGCTAAGCGTCACTAGCCGCGCAATTGAAGGAGTGCGAAGTCAGGGACGGCCAGCCATGTTCTACATTCACCCTTGGGAACTTGATCCGCAACAGCCTCGCGTCAAGAACGCAGGTCGAGCCAATCAGTTTCGTCACTACGTTGGCCTGCGAAACACCGAAGATCGCCTTCGCCGACTGCTGATGTCGCATCCGTTCGATCAAGTTTCAACCGTCATGGCCGAGTACACAGCGCTGAAAACCGCATCACCCGCGACACCTCGCGAAACTACTTTTGCTGCGGCAACCTCTTAA
- a CDS encoding exosortase-associated EpsI family protein, producing MNTDENNSPSQPSAHLSNRRIAGAVVLGLTLFSGVVHGFMDGRWSKAEDLNLIGDRLELIPDRCGDWTLKEDQSLNTKAAELLRCYGSSVRVYHNEKRDTDVNVAVLFGPRGPIAVHTPEVCYSSVGTKQANETTKKSISTKNAKHQLWSVQFSLAPDPKPALDVWYAWSDGGDWQARNHPRFWMTDTLYKIQVAGPVTSDSEQPCEDFLKAFLPHLEEIVQ from the coding sequence ATGAATACCGACGAAAACAACTCACCGTCACAACCATCGGCGCACCTGAGTAACCGCAGGATCGCCGGCGCGGTTGTGCTTGGGCTGACGCTCTTCTCCGGCGTCGTTCACGGATTCATGGATGGACGATGGTCCAAAGCCGAAGACCTTAACTTGATCGGTGATCGCTTGGAATTGATCCCGGATCGGTGCGGCGACTGGACTCTTAAAGAGGACCAATCACTAAACACGAAAGCAGCCGAGTTGCTGCGATGCTACGGATCAAGTGTTCGCGTCTACCACAACGAAAAACGAGACACCGATGTGAACGTCGCTGTTTTGTTCGGTCCCCGAGGCCCCATTGCGGTACACACGCCTGAGGTTTGTTACAGCTCCGTGGGCACCAAGCAGGCGAATGAAACGACGAAGAAAAGCATTTCAACGAAGAACGCGAAACACCAACTGTGGTCCGTTCAGTTTTCGTTGGCACCCGATCCCAAACCAGCACTCGACGTGTGGTACGCGTGGAGTGACGGAGGAGATTGGCAAGCAAGAAATCATCCTCGATTTTGGATGACAGACACGCTGTACAAGATCCAAGTCGCTGGGCCAGTTACCAGTGATTCCGAACAACCGTGCGAAGACTTCCTAAAAGCGTTTTTGCCACATCTCGAAGAAATAGTGCAGTAA